The following proteins are co-located in the Sporolactobacillus pectinivorans genome:
- the grpE gene encoding nucleotide exchange factor GrpE: protein MAKQMDEEINEKKEEMKDPSVQKNSDAPESEKDKEEKANQEQHDSKKAENQSDVEKSDELKKRIAAQASEIETLKKSGQDLNNRWLRTQADFDNFRKRTNKEKADERKYRAQDLVTDLLETLDNFKRALAVDIASEDGVALKKGMEMILSKLEAALKKEGVEEIDSLGKPFDPNIHQAVMQEESNEHESGVVIQVLQAGYTLNGRVLRPAMVKVSK, encoded by the coding sequence ATGGCAAAACAAATGGACGAAGAAATTAATGAAAAAAAAGAAGAAATGAAAGATCCGTCTGTACAGAAAAATTCTGATGCTCCAGAATCAGAAAAGGACAAAGAAGAAAAAGCTAATCAAGAGCAGCATGATTCTAAGAAGGCGGAAAATCAGTCGGATGTGGAAAAAAGTGATGAGCTGAAAAAAAGGATTGCTGCTCAGGCCTCTGAAATTGAGACATTGAAAAAAAGCGGACAGGATCTGAATAACCGTTGGTTGAGAACTCAGGCAGACTTTGATAACTTTCGGAAACGCACGAACAAAGAAAAGGCCGATGAGAGGAAGTACCGTGCTCAGGATCTGGTCACGGATCTGCTTGAAACCTTGGATAATTTCAAACGTGCTTTGGCTGTCGACATCGCTTCTGAAGACGGTGTCGCTTTGAAGAAGGGCATGGAGATGATTTTGTCAAAGCTGGAAGCCGCACTGAAAAAAGAAGGTGTGGAAGAAATTGATTCTCTTGGCAAACCGTTTGATCCCAATATCCATCAGGCGGTGATGCAGGAAGAAAGCAATGAACATGAATCCGGAGTAGTTATTCAGGTGCTCCAGGCCGGCTACACATTGAATGGGCGGGTGCTCCGCCCGGCAATGGTTAAGGTCAGCAAATAA
- the hrcA gene encoding heat-inducible transcriptional repressor HrcA — protein MLTERQLFLLQLLVNDYIVSAEPVGSRSISKRDDVHYSPATIRNELADLEEMGYLEKTHLSSGRVPSEKGYRFYVDHLLSPAMLTDLEMDNIRDAYRRKFSENEELIRVTAELLSEFSSYTAIMLGPELLEMKLKHIQLVKLSESQGVLIIVTDTGHVENRVVSFPDEIRAEDIEKIVNILNDKLNNVSLYQLQSRLNAEVRNVLRKNISDYEHIMALLKDGLAINDPEQIFYSGKNNILSQPEFQDIDKVISLLNVFEGKDLVHELMNIPSGGLHIRIGKENKLNGIEDCSLITTTYSADGEHLGTVAVIGPKRMAYPRVITLIDVLSKLLTKSLSDRKENNK, from the coding sequence ATGTTGACGGAACGCCAGCTTTTTTTGCTGCAGCTCCTTGTTAATGACTATATTGTCTCTGCCGAACCCGTCGGGTCCCGTTCTATATCAAAACGTGACGATGTTCATTACAGTCCGGCGACGATCCGTAATGAATTGGCGGATTTGGAAGAGATGGGTTATCTTGAAAAGACACATCTGTCTTCCGGACGGGTGCCTTCAGAAAAGGGTTACCGGTTTTACGTGGATCATCTGCTTTCTCCGGCAATGCTGACTGATTTGGAAATGGATAATATCCGTGACGCGTACCGGCGGAAGTTTTCGGAAAATGAAGAACTGATCCGCGTAACGGCCGAACTTTTGTCAGAGTTCAGCAGCTATACGGCGATCATGCTGGGCCCTGAGCTGCTGGAGATGAAACTCAAGCATATTCAGCTGGTCAAGCTCTCGGAGAGCCAGGGTGTACTGATCATCGTTACAGATACAGGACACGTTGAAAATCGTGTCGTCTCTTTTCCGGATGAAATCAGGGCGGAGGATATCGAGAAAATCGTCAACATTCTTAATGACAAGTTGAATAATGTGTCTCTGTATCAGCTGCAGAGCAGATTAAACGCTGAGGTTAGAAATGTGCTTCGCAAAAATATCAGCGATTATGAGCATATCATGGCGCTTCTGAAGGATGGCCTTGCGATTAATGATCCGGAACAGATCTTTTACAGCGGGAAAAACAACATTCTTTCACAACCTGAATTTCAGGATATCGACAAAGTCATTTCTCTGCTGAATGTTTTTGAAGGAAAAGATCTGGTTCATGAACTGATGAATATACCATCCGGCGGACTTCATATCCGGATCGGCAAAGAAAACAAGCTGAATGGTATTGAAGACTGCAGTCTGATCACCACGACTTATTCAGCTGACGGTGAGCATTTAGGGACGGTTGCAGTGATCGGTCCGAAAAGAATGGCTTACCCGCGTGTGATCACATTGATCGATGTTCTTTCGAAACTTTTAACGAAATCACTGAGCGACAGGAAAGAAAATAATAAATGA
- the hemW gene encoding radical SAM family heme chaperone HemW, with the protein MRGAYIHIPFCDHICYYCDFNKVFIKNQPVDGYLNALSQEMAYYSAMGPVQTIYIGGGTPTALNEEQFERLLADVSHYFLHQGIQEFTVEANPENLSDSKLGLMKRYGVTRLSVGVQSFDNGMLKVIGRAHDTAGAKEAIIRARKAGFDNITLDLMFALPGQTEDMLHQSLETALSLNTSHISIYSLQVEPRTIFYNRMKGGKLRLPGEDIEADMYGQIIFTLEKNGLHQYEISNFSRPGYEGLHNSLYWHNQEYYGIGAGAHGYVNGKRYANTGSIKKYISLVSERGFSESSVHHVTDRERIEEEMFLGLRLMEGVSQAHFLKKFGRPIKAIYGAQLDRLKSEGLLVERGDHIALSTKGTFLGNNVFEAFLLP; encoded by the coding sequence GTGCGCGGGGCGTATATTCACATTCCCTTTTGCGATCATATTTGTTATTACTGCGATTTCAATAAGGTATTTATAAAAAATCAGCCTGTCGACGGCTATCTGAATGCTCTGTCGCAGGAAATGGCCTATTATTCAGCGATGGGACCAGTACAGACTATCTATATCGGCGGAGGGACCCCAACTGCGCTGAACGAAGAACAATTTGAACGTCTGCTTGCTGATGTTTCGCACTATTTTCTTCACCAGGGCATTCAGGAATTTACAGTGGAAGCGAACCCTGAAAATCTGAGTGATAGCAAACTTGGCTTAATGAAGCGCTATGGCGTAACCCGTCTCAGTGTCGGTGTGCAGTCCTTTGATAACGGTATGCTGAAGGTAATCGGCCGCGCGCACGACACAGCAGGGGCAAAGGAAGCGATCATCCGGGCCCGTAAGGCGGGATTTGACAATATCACTCTGGACCTCATGTTTGCTCTACCCGGTCAAACGGAAGACATGCTGCATCAGTCGCTTGAGACGGCTTTGTCGCTCAACACGTCTCACATTTCCATTTATTCGCTTCAAGTCGAGCCAAGGACGATTTTCTACAATCGGATGAAGGGTGGAAAGCTGCGCCTCCCTGGTGAGGACATTGAGGCAGATATGTACGGCCAGATTATTTTTACACTTGAAAAGAACGGCTTGCACCAATATGAAATCAGCAATTTTTCCAGGCCTGGCTATGAAGGTCTGCATAATTCTCTCTACTGGCATAATCAGGAATATTACGGAATAGGCGCTGGAGCCCACGGCTATGTGAACGGAAAAAGATATGCTAATACTGGATCGATCAAAAAATATATTTCGCTCGTTTCTGAACGGGGGTTTTCGGAATCGTCCGTCCACCATGTAACCGATCGCGAAAGAATCGAAGAAGAAATGTTTCTCGGGCTCAGATTAATGGAAGGAGTCAGTCAGGCACATTTTCTAAAAAAGTTCGGCCGCCCGATTAAAGCAATATATGGCGCTCAGCTTGATCGGTTGAAGTCTGAAGGGCTTTTGGTTGAGCGGGGTGATCACATCGCATTATCTACGAAAGGGACTTTTTTAGGAAATAATGTTTTTGAAGCGTTTTTATTGCCTTAA
- the lepA gene encoding translation elongation factor 4 yields the protein MLERTNGRQSHIRNFSIIAHIDHGKSTLADRILEATQALTKREMKEQTLDAMDLERERGITIKLNAVELTYKAPDGETYIFHLIDTPGHVDFSYEVSRSLAACEGALLVVDAAQGVEAQTLANVYLALENNLEIIPVINKIDLPNADPGRVKKEIEDVIGLDASDAVLASAKTGVGTDEILKQIIGKIPAPNGDPDAPLRALIFDSLYDAYRGVVVYVRIIDGTVRVGDTIKLMSNGKIFEVIEVGVSTPKIETRDALSVGDVGFLTAAIKSVHDTRVGDTVTHAERPAAEPLPGYRKMNPMVYCGLYPIDTARYEDLREALGRLELNDAALQYEPETSEALGFGFRCGFLGLLHMDIVQERLEREFNIDLIATAPSVIYEVKLTDGSTVNVGNPSEMPEHKYVEEVAEPFVKATIMTPNDYVGTIMELCQRKRGEFKTMEYLDDNRTNVIYDLPLSEIMYDFFDSLKSSTKGYASLDYEMDGYRVSDLVKMDILLNGEKVDALSVIVHKEFAYDRGKAIVEKLKELIPRQQFEVPIQAAIGLKIISRSTIKALRKNVLAKCYGGDVSRKRKLLEKQKEGKKRMKAVGSVDVPQEAFMAVFRMSHDE from the coding sequence ATGTTAGAACGAACGAACGGCAGGCAGTCGCATATCCGCAATTTCTCAATCATTGCCCATATTGATCACGGGAAATCGACGCTTGCCGACCGTATATTGGAAGCGACTCAGGCGCTGACCAAGCGGGAAATGAAAGAGCAGACACTGGATGCAATGGATCTCGAAAGGGAACGGGGCATCACAATTAAGTTGAATGCCGTTGAGCTTACATACAAAGCGCCTGATGGCGAAACTTATATTTTTCATCTGATCGACACCCCTGGGCACGTCGATTTTTCTTATGAAGTTTCCCGCAGTCTGGCTGCCTGCGAAGGTGCGCTGCTTGTTGTCGACGCTGCCCAGGGTGTTGAAGCCCAGACGCTGGCAAACGTTTATCTGGCACTCGAAAATAACCTTGAAATTATTCCGGTAATTAATAAGATAGATCTTCCGAATGCAGATCCCGGTCGGGTAAAAAAAGAAATAGAGGATGTGATCGGCCTTGATGCATCGGATGCAGTACTTGCCTCAGCAAAAACGGGCGTTGGCACCGACGAAATTCTGAAGCAGATTATTGGTAAAATTCCGGCACCGAATGGAGATCCCGATGCCCCGCTCCGCGCATTAATTTTCGATTCGCTGTACGATGCCTATCGCGGTGTCGTCGTTTATGTGCGGATCATCGATGGCACAGTACGCGTTGGCGATACTATTAAGCTCATGTCAAACGGAAAAATATTTGAAGTCATCGAAGTTGGTGTCTCCACACCAAAAATTGAAACGCGCGATGCTCTATCAGTCGGCGATGTTGGTTTTCTGACGGCGGCGATCAAGTCAGTCCACGACACACGTGTCGGCGACACAGTGACTCACGCAGAACGCCCGGCAGCCGAACCGCTTCCGGGTTATCGGAAGATGAATCCAATGGTCTACTGCGGGCTTTATCCCATTGATACGGCTCGCTATGAGGATCTTCGTGAGGCACTTGGACGCCTTGAGCTGAATGATGCCGCTCTTCAATATGAACCTGAAACATCCGAGGCACTCGGATTCGGTTTCCGTTGCGGTTTTCTTGGCCTGCTGCATATGGATATCGTACAGGAGCGGCTTGAACGTGAATTTAATATCGATCTGATCGCAACTGCACCGAGTGTGATTTATGAAGTAAAACTGACGGATGGATCAACGGTTAATGTAGGTAATCCTTCAGAGATGCCTGAGCATAAATATGTTGAAGAAGTAGCGGAACCATTCGTTAAAGCGACAATTATGACGCCGAACGATTACGTCGGCACAATCATGGAGCTTTGCCAGCGCAAGCGCGGCGAATTTAAGACGATGGAATATCTGGATGATAACCGGACAAATGTCATTTACGATCTTCCGCTTTCAGAGATTATGTATGATTTTTTTGATTCATTAAAATCCAGCACAAAGGGCTATGCTTCGCTTGACTACGAGATGGATGGCTATCGGGTGAGTGATCTGGTCAAGATGGATATCCTGCTGAATGGAGAAAAGGTAGACGCGCTATCGGTGATCGTTCACAAGGAATTTGCCTATGACCGCGGTAAGGCGATTGTCGAAAAGCTGAAGGAATTGATTCCGCGCCAGCAATTCGAAGTGCCCATCCAAGCAGCGATCGGTCTCAAAATCATCTCAAGGTCGACGATCAAAGCACTGCGTAAAAATGTGCTTGCCAAATGCTACGGCGGCGATGTTTCGCGAAAAAGAAAGCTGCTTGAGAAACAGAAGGAAGGGAAAAAGCGGATGAAGGCGGTGGGGAGTGTCGACGTCCCTCAAGAAGCATTCATGGCTGTCTTTAGGATGAGCCACGATGAATGA
- the gpr gene encoding GPR endopeptidase, with product MAEGLDLNRYTVRTDLAIESGDKSSTNRGVTVDEKKEDGIKITRMKIDGEAASKMNKKAGSYLTFEARELRSGDTEAEMKTETVFAKYFARFIKELGIPEDASCLIVGLGNWKVTPDALGPSVVENVLVTRHLFDLQPQNVQKGYRPVSAITPGVMGVTGIETSDIILGVIDKTKPDFLIAIDALAARSIERVNTTIQVADSGIHPGSGIGNNRKELSMGTLGIPVIAVGVPTVVDAVTITSDVLDLLLRHLEKEMSDKRPSKSLAPSWIPFGEKGDYREWKLPSKEKRAAFLGLVGTLDESEKAQLIQEALGASGTQLMVTPKEVDFFIEKMGNVLAQGLNAALHEQVSQGNVGHFTH from the coding sequence ATGGCTGAAGGATTGGATTTGAATCGTTACACCGTCAGGACGGACCTGGCGATTGAGTCCGGTGACAAGTCGTCAACAAACCGCGGCGTAACAGTTGACGAAAAAAAAGAAGACGGGATCAAAATTACCCGCATGAAAATTGATGGAGAAGCAGCTTCGAAAATGAACAAAAAGGCTGGTTCTTATTTAACATTTGAGGCGCGGGAACTGCGGAGCGGCGATACTGAAGCGGAGATGAAGACAGAAACAGTCTTTGCAAAATATTTTGCCCGGTTTATCAAAGAGCTTGGCATTCCCGAGGACGCTAGCTGCCTGATTGTCGGACTTGGCAACTGGAAAGTGACACCGGATGCCCTTGGACCCAGCGTAGTTGAAAATGTACTTGTGACGAGGCATCTTTTTGACCTTCAGCCGCAGAACGTACAGAAAGGCTACCGGCCGGTCAGTGCCATCACGCCGGGCGTGATGGGTGTAACAGGCATTGAAACAAGTGATATTATTCTTGGCGTTATCGATAAAACAAAGCCCGATTTTCTGATCGCGATCGATGCTCTTGCCGCAAGATCCATCGAGCGGGTCAATACAACGATACAGGTTGCGGACAGTGGCATTCATCCAGGTTCCGGGATTGGAAATAACCGCAAAGAGCTAAGCATGGGCACACTTGGAATTCCGGTAATCGCGGTAGGCGTCCCAACCGTCGTCGACGCCGTCACGATCACAAGCGATGTGCTGGATTTGTTGCTCCGGCATCTTGAAAAGGAAATGAGTGACAAGCGTCCGTCAAAATCGCTGGCTCCTTCATGGATACCGTTTGGTGAGAAGGGGGATTACCGGGAATGGAAGCTGCCAAGCAAGGAGAAAAGGGCGGCTTTTCTTGGACTTGTCGGCACATTGGATGAAAGTGAAAAGGCACAGCTGATTCAAGAAGCACTTGGAGCCTCAGGGACGCAGCTGATGGTAACCCCAAAAGAAGTAGATTTCTTCATTGAGAAAATGGGCAATGTCCTTGCTCAGGGGCTGAACGCCGCGCTGCATGAGCAGGTCAGCCAGGGGAACGTCGGTCATTTTACGCATTAA
- the rpsT gene encoding 30S ribosomal protein S20 — protein MPNIKSAIKRVKKGEANRQHNVQFKSAMRTAIKSFNEKVDEKDVEGAKTAFLAATQKVDKAATKGLIHKNKASHEKSRLAKKMNGLNA, from the coding sequence ATGCCAAATATTAAATCAGCAATTAAACGCGTGAAAAAAGGTGAAGCAAATCGCCAGCATAATGTGCAGTTTAAATCGGCGATGCGCACCGCAATTAAATCGTTCAATGAAAAAGTTGATGAAAAAGATGTTGAGGGCGCAAAAACAGCTTTTCTTGCTGCAACTCAGAAAGTTGACAAAGCAGCGACAAAGGGCCTGATTCACAAGAATAAAGCGTCTCATGAAAAATCGAGACTTGCCAAGAAAATGAACGGTCTGAATGCGTAA
- the holA gene encoding DNA polymerase III subunit delta encodes MILLYGTQDYLIRLMKKNIVREALAEEEQDFNLSRYDMFDIPLEQALEDAETVPFIGERKVVVIDNPFFLTAEKAKAKIEQHLPALEHYLEHPSPDTVLLISAPYEKLDRRKKAVKALEKTAKVYELSQLTDATLYRLMENVAARFSAVYTRSGHDQLVASVGQDLARLANEVEKCAQYCGADRPIDGAAVLEIGSRSLETNVFLLVDQVMKRRTADALHLLHELVSMKEEPLKLLALLERQFRIVYQVSYYHQAGYTQNSIAAKIGVHPYAVKLAVEQAKRYSPESLKSVLARCAETDYMIKTGGADKLLALELLIHSVSAAA; translated from the coding sequence GTGATCCTTTTATATGGGACCCAGGATTATCTGATTCGATTAATGAAAAAAAATATTGTACGTGAGGCATTGGCGGAAGAAGAGCAGGATTTCAATCTTTCCCGCTATGATATGTTTGACATTCCGCTTGAACAGGCTCTTGAAGATGCGGAAACCGTACCATTTATCGGTGAGAGAAAGGTTGTGGTAATCGACAATCCCTTTTTTCTGACTGCAGAAAAAGCAAAAGCAAAAATTGAACAGCACCTGCCGGCTCTCGAGCATTATCTTGAGCATCCTTCACCCGATACCGTGCTTCTTATCTCCGCTCCATATGAAAAACTGGATCGGCGGAAAAAAGCAGTAAAGGCCCTTGAAAAGACGGCAAAGGTTTATGAGCTGTCTCAGTTGACTGATGCAACACTTTATCGTCTGATGGAAAACGTGGCGGCGCGTTTCAGTGCGGTCTATACGCGAAGCGGACATGACCAGCTGGTCGCTTCCGTCGGGCAGGACCTTGCCCGGCTGGCCAATGAAGTTGAAAAATGCGCTCAGTATTGCGGTGCAGACCGGCCGATCGACGGGGCAGCTGTTCTGGAAATAGGTTCCCGGTCACTTGAGACCAATGTTTTTCTCCTTGTTGATCAAGTCATGAAGAGGCGGACAGCCGATGCACTTCACTTGCTTCATGAACTGGTCAGCATGAAGGAAGAACCGCTGAAGCTTCTGGCGCTGCTTGAACGTCAGTTCAGGATTGTTTATCAGGTATCTTATTATCATCAGGCCGGATATACACAAAACAGCATTGCCGCAAAGATCGGTGTTCATCCTTACGCAGTTAAACTTGCAGTGGAACAGGCAAAACGGTACAGTCCGGAAAGTCTCAAAAGTGTGCTGGCCCGGTGTGCGGAGACGGATTACATGATCAAGACAGGTGGGGCAGATAAGCTGCTCGCGCTGGAACTGCTCATTCACAGCGTTTCAGCTGCGGCATAA
- a CDS encoding DNA internalization-related competence protein ComEC/Rec2: protein MPFVSKWHLIALCACLVSWAAAGRHPDVPVFLLFSYCTYLLAVKQIRLLAAFLIIILALFSDVQLFQANGTRLPPDQKIFVGKIKDIPLFDGDLLTYTLQTESGESVKASIKLPNEAIKKQLMHRLRPGLTCRLSGQLERPPDPSNFHAFDYRSYLENKHIFWLLKAEGPPRCLESSLTLLDHLNRFRQSEIERIRDGFSPIGADIMNALIFGYDSSMDPDLYDAYCLFGLVHLLVVSGMHIAAIFGFLYYAARRLGLVREYACLVLLLLIPVYVFLAGAGPSAVRSGLTAGMVLAAGIVKIRNLRTTDVLSISCLIMVFCDPKVVFDLGFQLSFAVTFMVLIAGPVILKRYKSSLGRTFMLSMVSEIASFPIAVYHFYQFSFIGFLLSIFFVPYMTLVILPLSVATYVIAAVLPAATSLMSFVMDLFLYLPHRVLLYLYQHPYFQMNYGAMVPWMLISALLIFAAALLVWEKSRKVWVAGLPALSFLLIYGMVYMSDFIDPYGSVTFLDVGQGDSILIRLPHRQGAVLIDSGGTMPYPKKKWQIRNKPYEVGRDVVLHELLALRINTLDAAVLTHRDFDHIGGMKSVLAKVPVRQIVVSPFFKPDRSDLNTFDQALDKGSKLSILKSGDSLKIGNSIFHVLSPITYSSDSNGNSIVIRTLLGGKEWLFTGDLPVKGEQRLLERYPDIRSDILKLGHHGSRTSTSEKWLEKVDPSIGIVSCGKNNRYGHPHPEVIKLLKNHKVRIFRTDQTGAIQFQFSDRQVIRIMTAADFLR, encoded by the coding sequence ATGCCTTTTGTATCAAAATGGCATCTGATTGCCCTCTGTGCCTGCCTTGTAAGCTGGGCAGCCGCAGGGCGTCATCCAGACGTACCGGTTTTCCTGCTTTTTTCCTATTGCACCTACCTTCTGGCTGTAAAACAGATCCGTCTGCTAGCCGCCTTCTTAATCATCATTCTGGCTCTTTTCAGCGATGTGCAACTTTTTCAGGCAAATGGGACCAGACTGCCGCCGGATCAAAAAATATTTGTAGGGAAGATCAAGGACATTCCGCTGTTCGATGGCGATCTTCTGACTTACACGCTGCAGACAGAGTCCGGAGAAAGTGTTAAGGCCTCCATCAAATTACCGAATGAAGCGATTAAAAAGCAACTGATGCATCGGCTTCGTCCCGGATTAACCTGCCGTCTTTCCGGTCAGCTTGAAAGGCCGCCGGATCCCTCAAATTTTCATGCATTTGATTATCGGTCTTATCTTGAAAATAAACATATTTTCTGGCTGTTGAAAGCCGAGGGGCCGCCCCGCTGCCTTGAATCGTCATTAACGCTGTTAGACCATCTGAACCGGTTCAGACAAAGTGAGATTGAACGGATTCGGGACGGATTTTCCCCCATCGGCGCAGATATAATGAATGCCCTGATTTTCGGTTACGATAGTAGCATGGACCCTGATCTTTATGATGCTTACTGCCTTTTTGGCCTTGTCCATCTTCTTGTTGTTTCAGGCATGCACATTGCAGCCATTTTTGGTTTTCTATACTATGCGGCACGCCGGCTTGGATTAGTCAGAGAATACGCCTGCCTTGTCTTATTGCTGCTCATCCCTGTTTACGTTTTTCTGGCAGGCGCAGGGCCCTCCGCCGTCCGTTCGGGGCTGACCGCGGGGATGGTGCTTGCAGCGGGGATAGTGAAGATCAGAAACCTGCGGACGACGGACGTGCTTTCCATTTCCTGCTTGATTATGGTTTTCTGCGACCCTAAAGTGGTATTTGATCTCGGGTTTCAACTTTCTTTTGCGGTAACCTTTATGGTTCTTATTGCCGGCCCGGTTATTTTAAAAAGATATAAATCTTCCTTGGGCCGCACTTTCATGCTTTCCATGGTCAGTGAAATTGCCTCATTCCCGATCGCAGTATACCATTTTTACCAATTCTCCTTTATCGGTTTTCTTCTCAGTATTTTTTTCGTTCCCTATATGACCTTAGTTATCCTCCCTTTATCAGTAGCAACTTATGTTATAGCGGCAGTTCTGCCTGCCGCGACATCTCTCATGTCTTTTGTAATGGATTTATTTCTTTATCTGCCGCATCGGGTCCTGCTGTATCTGTATCAGCATCCTTATTTTCAGATGAATTATGGCGCTATGGTACCATGGATGCTTATTTCAGCCCTGTTGATTTTTGCTGCGGCCTTACTGGTCTGGGAAAAATCACGCAAGGTTTGGGTCGCGGGATTGCCGGCGCTGTCTTTTCTGCTGATTTACGGTATGGTTTACATGTCTGATTTCATCGATCCGTATGGTTCAGTGACTTTTCTTGATGTAGGACAAGGCGACAGTATTTTGATCCGTTTGCCTCACAGGCAGGGAGCTGTTCTGATTGACAGCGGAGGGACGATGCCATACCCGAAGAAAAAGTGGCAGATCCGGAATAAACCGTATGAAGTAGGGCGCGACGTTGTGCTCCATGAGCTGCTTGCCCTCCGGATCAATACACTGGATGCAGCCGTCCTGACGCACAGGGATTTTGACCACATTGGCGGAATGAAAAGTGTGTTGGCAAAAGTTCCTGTTCGCCAAATAGTAGTCAGCCCCTTTTTCAAGCCGGACCGTTCGGATTTGAATACGTTTGATCAAGCGTTAGATAAGGGAAGCAAACTGAGTATTTTAAAGTCAGGGGACAGCCTGAAAATCGGAAATTCCATTTTTCACGTCTTGTCCCCAATAACATATTCGAGCGACAGCAATGGCAATTCGATTGTTATCCGGACATTGCTTGGAGGAAAAGAATGGCTGTTTACCGGGGATCTTCCAGTAAAAGGTGAACAGCGGCTGCTGGAACGTTATCCTGATATTCGTTCCGACATTCTAAAACTCGGGCATCACGGGAGCAGGACCTCTACTTCTGAGAAATGGCTGGAAAAGGTGGATCCATCAATCGGAATCGTTTCGTGCGGGAAAAATAACCGATATGGCCATCCTCATCCTGAAGTTATTAAGTTGCTGAAAAATCATAAAGTACGTATATTCAGAACGGATCAGACAGGCGCCATACAATTTCAGTTTTCCGATCGTCAGGTGATCCGGATCATGACTGCAGCCGACTTTCTCAGATAA
- a CDS encoding ComE operon protein 2 produces the protein MKRLSWDQYFMAQSHLLASRSTCKRLVVGATIVRDKRIIAGGYNGSISGGVHCIDEGCYMIDGHCARTIHAEMNAILQCAKFGESTDGAEIYVTHYPCIQCCKAIIQAGIRSVYYAKDYKNHPYAAELFQMAKVKVQKVPFDNFFELKEEDLSEKQVAYISELFKRLENSGAGKEEMQDLHDQAEKLFSRGG, from the coding sequence ATGAAAAGATTATCCTGGGATCAGTATTTTATGGCTCAAAGCCATCTGCTGGCATCCAGAAGCACCTGCAAGCGCCTCGTCGTCGGTGCAACGATTGTCCGCGACAAAAGGATTATTGCCGGCGGCTACAATGGCTCCATATCGGGCGGTGTACATTGCATTGACGAGGGCTGTTATATGATTGACGGGCATTGTGCACGCACCATTCATGCTGAAATGAACGCGATCCTTCAATGTGCCAAATTCGGCGAATCAACAGACGGAGCGGAAATCTATGTCACCCATTATCCGTGTATCCAGTGCTGTAAAGCAATCATCCAGGCCGGCATCCGCAGCGTCTATTATGCTAAAGATTATAAAAATCACCCGTACGCGGCAGAACTTTTTCAAATGGCAAAAGTAAAGGTGCAGAAAGTGCCTTTTGACAACTTTTTTGAGCTGAAAGAAGAGGATCTGTCAGAAAAGCAGGTTGCCTATATTTCGGAGTTGTTCAAAAGGTTGGAAAATAGCGGAGCGGGAAAAGAGGAAATGCAGGATTTACACGATCAGGCAGAAAAGCTTTTTTCTCGTGGGGGTTAA
- a CDS encoding helix-hairpin-helix domain-containing protein, translated as MDRIWKKYKIWLILVAVVFCLLIVLFLRQYTASEKAANTKKAETYFSFGQKAEKSSPVKNVVKQAQSAPEIIVDMKGAVRKPGIYRMSPADRVSDAINKAGGLADKADRDKINLAQKISDEMVVYVPEKGQDVPKGFAGGTASSGTSTVSGNIGGQPKVNINTADETDLQNLSGIGPAKAKAILQYREEHGPFKSVDDLTNVSGIGEKSLEKIKPEATAQ; from the coding sequence ATGGATAGAATATGGAAAAAATACAAGATATGGCTGATACTTGTTGCAGTTGTTTTTTGCCTGCTGATTGTGCTGTTCTTAAGGCAGTACACCGCTTCGGAAAAAGCAGCAAATACCAAAAAGGCTGAAACTTATTTTTCGTTTGGGCAGAAGGCAGAAAAATCTTCGCCGGTAAAAAACGTTGTGAAGCAGGCACAGTCTGCACCGGAAATCATTGTAGATATGAAAGGTGCAGTCAGAAAACCGGGAATATACCGAATGAGTCCTGCAGACCGCGTCAGCGACGCAATAAATAAAGCCGGCGGTCTTGCAGATAAGGCAGACCGGGATAAAATTAATCTGGCCCAAAAAATATCGGATGAAATGGTTGTCTACGTCCCGGAAAAAGGGCAGGATGTGCCGAAAGGTTTTGCCGGCGGGACTGCTTCTTCCGGGACTAGTACAGTATCAGGCAATATTGGAGGGCAGCCGAAAGTGAACATCAATACGGCAGATGAAACGGACCTTCAGAATCTTTCCGGGATAGGGCCGGCAAAAGCAAAAGCAATTTTACAGTACCGGGAGGAGCATGGGCCGTTCAAATCGGTTGACGATCTGACCAACGTCTCCGGAATTGGAGAAAAATCCCTTGAAAAGATCAAACCGGAGGCAACGGCCCAGTGA